In Dyadobacter sp. NIV53, a single window of DNA contains:
- a CDS encoding AraC family transcriptional regulator, which yields MKLHLQFHRDLFDDKFLCRNQLFFVRSLLEKSVQGIAFSAETIEKVIPKLKLLTEKNGFDSILQLMSILHDLSVSSNMRTLSNSTFTNENINFNSRRIEKVFSYMRDNYDKEITLDGVSRLAGMSEVSFSRFIKKRTGKTFIESLNEIRLGHASHSLVNTTHTISEIAYRCGFNNLSYFNRIFKSKNGCTPKEFRDNYAGKKSIVQVKSSK from the coding sequence ATGAAATTACACTTGCAGTTTCACCGGGATTTGTTTGATGATAAGTTTTTATGCCGTAACCAGTTGTTCTTCGTTCGTTCCTTGCTGGAAAAGTCTGTTCAGGGCATTGCTTTTTCAGCGGAGACAATAGAAAAGGTTATACCAAAACTCAAATTGTTAACCGAAAAAAATGGATTTGATTCGATTCTGCAACTGATGTCCATATTGCATGATTTATCTGTTTCCAGTAACATGAGAACTTTATCAAACAGTACTTTTACGAATGAAAACATCAATTTTAACAGCCGGAGAATTGAAAAGGTATTTAGTTATATGCGTGATAATTATGACAAGGAAATTACACTGGATGGTGTCTCCAGATTAGCAGGAATGTCGGAAGTGTCTTTTAGCCGTTTTATCAAAAAAAGGACAGGAAAGACTTTTATAGAAAGCCTGAATGAAATAAGGCTGGGGCATGCGTCCCATTCATTGGTAAATACAACCCATACGATTTCAGAAATTGCTTATCGCTGCGGATTCAATAATTTATCTTATTTCAACCGTATTTTTAAGAGCAAAAACGGATGTACGCCTAAGGAATTCCGGGATAATTACGCTGGGAAGAAGTCCATTGTACAAGTAAAAAGTTCAAAGTAA
- a CDS encoding DUF72 domain-containing protein, with the protein MQFGKVKDPVEIDFILPDDHPDTKNVLDAKKGNPNIYVGCTGWSRADLKNFYPKGTKDELAHYAAKFNTIELNATFYTIFPQNTIESWHEKTPVNFRFCPKVYQEISHRKRLKDVKNVTDIYLDGMALLREKLGCMFLQMPENFGPENWQVLRKYLEEWPLGFPLALELRHPDWYSGSWNNDELYTLLEKQNIAHVITDSPGRRDLLHMRLTTTTAFIRFNSTNLDSDYPRLDDWFDRIKLWVNEGIENIYFFVHQDHEKVFPDRFVYLIKKLNSELGIKLNIPQNPMATGQLNLFGN; encoded by the coding sequence ATGCAATTCGGAAAAGTTAAAGACCCGGTAGAAATTGATTTTATTTTACCAGACGACCATCCTGATACAAAAAACGTACTGGATGCTAAAAAAGGCAATCCCAACATTTATGTTGGTTGTACTGGCTGGAGCAGGGCAGATTTAAAAAACTTTTACCCAAAGGGTACTAAAGATGAACTTGCTCATTATGCGGCAAAATTCAATACAATTGAGTTAAACGCAACGTTCTACACCATCTTCCCTCAAAATACCATTGAAAGCTGGCATGAAAAAACACCGGTAAACTTTCGGTTTTGCCCCAAAGTATACCAGGAAATCAGCCATAGAAAAAGACTCAAAGACGTAAAAAATGTAACAGATATTTATCTGGATGGAATGGCACTTTTACGTGAAAAACTTGGCTGTATGTTCCTACAGATGCCGGAAAACTTTGGCCCTGAAAATTGGCAGGTACTACGGAAATACCTGGAAGAATGGCCTTTGGGCTTTCCTCTTGCACTTGAATTAAGACATCCTGACTGGTATAGCGGTTCCTGGAATAATGATGAACTATATACCCTGCTTGAAAAGCAAAATATAGCTCATGTCATCACCGATTCTCCCGGGCGCCGTGACCTGTTGCACATGCGGCTGACGACAACGACTGCCTTTATCCGTTTTAACAGCACAAACCTTGATTCTGATTACCCTCGTTTGGATGACTGGTTTGACCGTATAAAATTATGGGTGAATGAAGGAATTGAAAATATTTACTTTTTTGTTCATCAGGATCATGAAAAGGTTTTTCCTGACCGGTTTGTTTACCTGATTAAAAAACTAAATTCTGAGTTGGGAATAAAATTAAATATCCCGCAAAATCCAATGGCAACCGGGCAGCTGAATTTATTTGGTAACTAA
- a CDS encoding MBL fold metallo-hydrolase produces the protein MIRFISAVFLFSQLFFSISFAQSAFRVVPLGVKGGIQEGNLSAYMIAPSGSEAYICLDAGTLNTGIRKAIENGAFSVSEDAVLKNYIKGYLISHAHLDHISGLIINSADDTTKSIYAFPNTLETIRNHYFNWESWPNFGNEGNGFLLNKYTYKPLIEGKELKIEQTEMSVKAYKLSHSNPYESAAFLIRTGDAYVLYFGDTGPDEVEKTDHIQAIWKDISPLIKAGKLKGVFLEVSYPNEQPDNKLYGHLTPKWLMKEMNKLSELAGKENMQKLNIIITHIKPAGNNEEKIRAQLRENNLLRLKLVIPEQGVGFGL, from the coding sequence ATGATCCGTTTCATTTCCGCTGTTTTCTTATTTTCTCAGTTATTTTTTTCAATCAGCTTTGCACAATCTGCTTTTCGGGTCGTTCCGCTGGGTGTAAAAGGTGGAATTCAGGAAGGGAATTTGTCGGCTTATATGATTGCACCTTCCGGTTCAGAGGCATATATCTGTCTGGATGCAGGAACGCTCAATACAGGGATTCGTAAGGCGATTGAGAATGGGGCTTTTTCAGTTTCAGAAGATGCTGTACTGAAAAATTATATAAAGGGATATCTGATTTCCCACGCACATCTCGATCATATATCGGGACTTATTATTAATTCGGCAGATGATACGACGAAAAGTATTTACGCTTTTCCAAATACACTGGAAACGATCAGAAATCATTATTTTAACTGGGAAAGCTGGCCGAATTTCGGAAATGAAGGAAATGGGTTCTTGTTAAATAAATATACTTATAAACCATTAATAGAAGGAAAGGAGCTGAAAATAGAACAAACTGAAATGTCGGTAAAAGCCTATAAACTCAGCCATTCAAATCCATACGAAAGTGCAGCATTTCTGATCAGAACTGGTGATGCTTATGTATTGTATTTCGGGGATACCGGGCCGGATGAAGTTGAAAAAACAGATCATATTCAAGCTATCTGGAAAGATATAAGTCCGTTAATTAAAGCAGGAAAACTGAAAGGGGTTTTTCTGGAAGTGTCATATCCAAATGAGCAACCAGACAATAAATTATACGGGCATTTAACACCAAAATGGCTGATGAAGGAAATGAACAAACTTTCGGAATTGGCAGGAAAAGAGAATATGCAGAAATTGAACATAATCATTACACACATTAAGCCGGCGGGAAACAATGAAGAAAAAATAAGGGCACAATTAAGGGAAAACAATTTACTTCGGCTCAAACTGGTTATTCCTGAACAAGGCGTTGGCTTTGGCTTATAA
- a CDS encoding alpha/beta fold hydrolase, translated as MKTVSHDGVRINYDIYGAGHPVLLFVHGSFNDQTYWQKQVEYFKKEYQVITMDLAGHGQSGLNRDTWTIEEFGEDVIELLKQLEFTSVILIGHSLGANAVLEAAVEFPDPVIGIIAVDNFKNAGMPLANEYQEQANQIIQNLKTDFANTSGDYAKMVLLTNKTPPVITEKVINAYRNADPKMGAKSIEAIFDYSARERELLQQLNFKLYLINVDYMPTNEETLKKYARQSYELNIIHGTSHFPMLENPDELNKSLEKIINEIKAGI; from the coding sequence ATGAAAACGGTCAGCCATGATGGTGTGAGGATAAATTATGACATTTATGGAGCCGGGCATCCTGTATTGCTATTCGTACATGGTTCCTTTAATGATCAGACTTACTGGCAAAAGCAGGTTGAATATTTCAAAAAGGAATATCAGGTTATAACCATGGATCTTGCCGGCCATGGTCAGTCGGGGCTAAACCGTGATACCTGGACAATAGAAGAATTTGGCGAGGATGTAATTGAACTGTTGAAACAGCTGGAATTTACTAGTGTAATTCTGATTGGGCATTCTTTGGGGGCAAATGCTGTTTTGGAAGCGGCCGTTGAATTTCCTGATCCTGTTATCGGAATTATTGCTGTCGATAATTTTAAAAATGCAGGAATGCCGCTTGCCAATGAATACCAGGAACAGGCAAACCAGATCATTCAAAATCTTAAAACGGACTTTGCCAATACATCAGGCGATTATGCAAAAATGGTTTTACTGACTAATAAAACACCGCCTGTTATCACCGAAAAAGTCATAAATGCTTACCGGAATGCCGATCCTAAAATGGGCGCAAAATCTATTGAAGCAATTTTCGATTATTCGGCACGGGAAAGAGAATTGTTACAGCAGCTTAATTTCAAATTGTATCTCATCAATGTAGACTATATGCCAACCAATGAAGAGACTCTGAAAAAGTATGCCCGGCAATCCTACGAACTAAATATCATTCACGGCACAAGCCATTTCCCTATGCTTGAAAACCCTGATGAATTAAATAAATCTCTGGAAAAAATAATAAACGAAATTAAAGCAGGTATTTAA
- a CDS encoding VOC family protein, translating to MSNILGLRTTIYKVPDVTLAKEWYAKAFETAPYFDEPYYVGFNIGGYELGLIPDVSPPVTKSENVVTYWGVKDIHTEFKRLTDLGAVTHEIPENVGGDIMTATVKDPWDNLIGIIYNPEFNLENQS from the coding sequence ATGAGCAATATATTAGGTTTAAGAACTACCATCTACAAAGTGCCCGATGTTACGCTGGCAAAAGAATGGTATGCCAAAGCATTTGAAACAGCGCCTTATTTCGACGAACCCTATTATGTCGGTTTCAATATTGGCGGTTATGAGCTGGGATTAATTCCTGATGTTTCTCCACCGGTTACAAAATCTGAAAACGTAGTAACTTATTGGGGCGTGAAGGATATTCATACAGAATTTAAAAGATTGACTGATCTGGGTGCCGTTACCCACGAAATACCGGAAAATGTAGGAGGCGATATTATGACGGCTACCGTAAAAGATCCCTGGGATAACCTGATCGGGATTATTTACAATCCGGAATTTAATCTGGAAAATCAGTCCTAA
- a CDS encoding AI-2E family transporter, with product MTESSQRPFYHQLSHTLLAIGIITLGIYLGQDILVPLALAVLLAVLLRPVEGWLMHRGIPKVLSISIAVLLAVLILAGITILLSMQISDFSDDVPKLKRNINDAYRDVRRWIRREYSVSYWQQDQYVKKAQTQTLESFQNAETLGVVTGPLGSLILLPIYVFLFLYYRSMLLHFMIVLFAEKYKAQVMEILGEIKSIIQSYMVGLLLETGVVALLNSIGLLLLNVQYAILLGIMAAILNLVPYIGGLVATALAVMITFINHPDGYTLAGVVGVFLAVQFIDNNFLVPLVIGSKVKINALVSIVGVLIGGALAGVSGMFLSIPAIAMMKVVFDRVDGMKPWGILLGDQTPEQANNKLFGLVSIKKKVAE from the coding sequence ATGACCGAATCCTCTCAACGCCCGTTTTACCATCAGCTTTCGCACACACTTTTAGCCATTGGAATAATAACACTTGGTATTTATCTGGGGCAGGATATATTGGTCCCGCTGGCTCTGGCCGTATTACTCGCCGTTTTATTGAGGCCGGTTGAAGGATGGCTGATGCACCGCGGCATTCCAAAAGTGCTGTCGATCAGCATTGCTGTTTTACTGGCCGTTTTAATTTTGGCAGGAATAACCATACTGCTTTCCATGCAAATTTCTGATTTTTCAGATGATGTTCCCAAACTCAAACGGAATATCAATGACGCATATCGTGATGTGCGCCGCTGGATACGCCGTGAGTACAGCGTGAGTTACTGGCAACAGGACCAGTACGTAAAAAAGGCGCAAACCCAGACATTGGAAAGTTTTCAGAATGCCGAAACGCTTGGTGTTGTTACCGGGCCGCTTGGTTCTCTGATACTTCTGCCGATTTACGTTTTCCTTTTTTTGTATTACAGATCCATGCTTTTACATTTCATGATTGTCTTATTTGCAGAAAAATACAAAGCGCAGGTAATGGAAATCCTGGGAGAGATAAAATCCATTATACAAAGTTATATGGTAGGGTTGCTGTTGGAAACTGGTGTTGTAGCGTTATTAAACTCCATTGGATTATTACTTCTCAATGTTCAATATGCCATATTATTGGGGATAATGGCAGCTATTCTGAACCTTGTCCCATATATCGGCGGCCTCGTTGCTACGGCTCTTGCAGTAATGATAACATTTATAAACCATCCCGACGGATACACACTTGCAGGCGTTGTGGGTGTATTTCTTGCCGTTCAGTTTATTGATAATAATTTTCTGGTCCCGCTGGTTATTGGTTCCAAAGTGAAAATCAATGCACTTGTTTCTATTGTAGGTGTACTGATCGGAGGCGCTTTGGCAGGAGTTTCCGGTATGTTTCTTTCAATTCCTGCCATTGCTATGATGAAAGTTGTGTTCGACCGGGTCGATGGTATGAAGCCCTGGGGAATTCTGCTCGGTGACCAGACTCCCGAACAAGCCAACAATAAATTATTCGGGTTGGTAAGTATCAAGAAAAAGGTAGCCGAATAG
- a CDS encoding SDR family NAD(P)-dependent oxidoreductase, with protein sequence MKNFVIIGASSGIGKQLASQLSKTEATVFGTFYKTENTDSVSLHYLNVLDENADLSFLPDTIDGLAYCPGSINLKPFARIKPEEFLQDYQLQVLGAIKIIQALLPKLKKPEHASIVLFSTVAVQTGFNYHTIVAASKGAIEGLTRALAAELAPNIRVNCIAPSITDTPLAATLLSTDEKKTANAQRHPLKKIGSVGDIANMAEFLLTDKSAWITGQIFQVDGGMSGLR encoded by the coding sequence TTGAAAAATTTCGTTATTATCGGCGCATCGTCCGGTATTGGTAAACAATTGGCAAGCCAGCTTTCAAAAACGGAAGCAACGGTTTTTGGTACTTTTTATAAAACAGAAAATACTGATTCTGTTTCTTTGCATTACCTGAATGTACTGGATGAAAATGCAGACCTTTCCTTTTTGCCTGATACGATTGATGGACTGGCTTATTGTCCGGGTAGTATTAATCTGAAACCTTTTGCCAGAATTAAACCAGAGGAATTTTTACAGGATTATCAGTTGCAGGTTTTAGGAGCTATAAAAATTATTCAGGCTCTGTTGCCAAAATTAAAAAAGCCGGAACATGCGTCTATTGTGTTATTTTCCACAGTAGCAGTTCAAACCGGCTTCAATTACCACACTATTGTTGCTGCATCCAAAGGTGCAATTGAAGGGCTTACAAGAGCATTGGCAGCCGAACTGGCACCAAATATCAGGGTGAATTGTATTGCGCCATCCATTACGGATACACCTTTGGCCGCAACATTACTAAGCACTGACGAAAAGAAAACGGCTAATGCGCAACGTCATCCGTTGAAAAAAATAGGTTCAGTGGGAGATATAGCAAACATGGCCGAATTTCTTTTAACCGATAAATCAGCTTGGATAACCGGACAGATATTTCAGGTAGATGGCGGAATGAGTGGTTTAAGATAA
- a CDS encoding TetR family transcriptional regulator C-terminal domain-containing protein encodes MATKSKEFTAPMDITADKITELYMHYCLENNKKPESVYLFCKLNGIVEKDFYNHFSSIESIEKSVFSSFHKLTIQLINQSGDTLTGFRDKLLTYYYTYFEILTANRSYVVFTLKEDKNRMNNLAKLKEFRKDFKQFIAEASQGYLKVKSERIRKAQQDALEEGAWIQFLVTLRFWLDDESIRFEKTDLFIEKSIRATFDLIDITPLESVIDFGKFLIKERLK; translated from the coding sequence ATGGCAACAAAAAGCAAGGAATTTACAGCTCCCATGGATATTACGGCGGACAAAATTACAGAATTGTACATGCATTATTGTCTGGAGAATAATAAAAAGCCTGAGTCGGTTTATTTGTTCTGTAAGCTGAATGGGATTGTTGAAAAGGATTTTTATAACCACTTTTCCTCTATTGAATCGATTGAGAAAAGTGTTTTTTCCAGTTTTCATAAACTCACTATCCAGCTGATCAATCAAAGCGGCGATACTTTAACAGGTTTCCGCGATAAGCTGCTTACTTACTATTATACCTATTTTGAAATACTGACGGCTAACAGAAGTTATGTTGTTTTTACTTTGAAAGAGGATAAAAACCGGATGAATAACCTGGCGAAACTGAAAGAATTCAGAAAGGATTTCAAGCAGTTTATTGCAGAAGCTAGCCAAGGCTATTTAAAAGTGAAAAGCGAGCGGATTCGGAAAGCACAGCAGGATGCACTGGAAGAAGGGGCATGGATACAATTCCTGGTTACTCTCCGGTTCTGGCTGGACGATGAATCTATCAGATTTGAAAAAACCGATTTGTTTATTGAGAAATCAATTCGCGCAACTTTTGATCTTATTGATATTACACCGCTGGAAAGTGTAATCGATTTTGGTAAATTTTTAATCAAAGAAAGACTGAAGTAG
- a CDS encoding LysE family translocator has translation MNGIVHFETFILAGLLLNLTPGNDTIFILSRSIAQGKKAGIISVLGITTGSLVHTLLAAFGLSIVIAKSLFVFNIIKFAGAAYLFYVGFKMLTDRSPLNTENSSLSKEINLMKIYRDAVITNVLNPKVAMFFIAFLPQFINPAVNNTVIPFLTLGITFTITGMLWCLMLANFAALIFSGLRNNKKISGYINKACGTILVGLGMKIALTSRT, from the coding sequence ATGAACGGAATAGTCCATTTTGAGACATTTATTTTAGCAGGATTATTACTGAATCTAACCCCCGGAAACGACACCATTTTTATATTAAGCCGCAGTATTGCACAAGGCAAAAAAGCCGGGATCATTTCTGTACTGGGCATTACTACAGGTTCTCTCGTTCATACTTTACTGGCGGCATTCGGGCTTTCAATCGTTATAGCAAAATCGCTGTTTGTTTTCAATATTATAAAGTTTGCCGGAGCAGCATATTTGTTTTATGTCGGTTTCAAAATGCTGACAGACAGAAGTCCGTTAAACACAGAAAATTCAAGCTTGAGTAAAGAAATTAATCTGATGAAAATATACAGGGATGCAGTTATAACCAATGTATTGAATCCGAAAGTTGCCATGTTTTTCATTGCCTTTTTGCCTCAGTTTATTAATCCTGCTGTAAACAATACGGTTATACCTTTTCTAACATTAGGCATAACTTTTACTATTACAGGCATGTTATGGTGTCTGATGCTGGCTAATTTTGCCGCCCTGATTTTTTCCGGGTTAAGAAACAATAAAAAAATATCGGGGTATATCAATAAAGCCTGCGGTACAATACTTGTAGGATTGGGAATGAAAATTGCACTTACCAGCAGAACATAA
- a CDS encoding GNAT family N-acetyltransferase produces the protein MLEIRRTNSDNPDFHQLTQQLDIALCEIYNTMIEDYEEYNRIVNLDTIVLAYFDGEPAGCGCFRKFNTDSMEIKRMYVVPQHRKKGIASRILYEMETWAIELNYTYAILETGNKQPEAVELYQNLGYTITSSYVKTDYSVCMIKSLWAS, from the coding sequence ATGCTCGAAATACGAAGAACAAACAGTGATAATCCTGATTTTCATCAATTAACACAGCAGCTCGATATTGCACTTTGTGAAATTTATAACACGATGATAGAAGATTATGAAGAATATAACCGGATTGTGAATCTAGACACAATAGTTCTGGCTTATTTTGACGGAGAGCCGGCTGGCTGCGGATGTTTCAGAAAATTCAATACCGATTCCATGGAAATAAAACGGATGTATGTAGTTCCTCAACATCGCAAAAAAGGAATTGCATCGCGGATCTTATACGAAATGGAGACTTGGGCAATTGAGCTGAATTATACTTATGCCATACTTGAAACGGGGAATAAACAACCGGAAGCTGTTGAATTATACCAAAATCTGGGCTATACGATTACCAGTAGTTATGTAAAAACAGATTACAGTGTGTGTATGATAAAGAGTTTGTGGGCTTCATGA
- a CDS encoding D-arabinono-1,4-lactone oxidase codes for MKKRQFLKISSALMTAPLFSPLTGWATGEKLKNWAGNLTYSTEKLDQAKSIQQVQELVKKYDRFKVLGTRHCFNTIADSKDNFISLVNMADDISIDPSGKTVTVNSGIKYGQISPYLDKKGYALHNLASLPHISVAGACATATHGSGEKNGNLSTAVSAMEMVTAAGDIVKLSRDKDGEKFKAAVVNLGALGVVTKVTLDLQPTFQMTQHVYENMPITQLKDHFDEIEGSGYSVSLFTNWQSQHITEIWLKRRADDKRMPEAEWLGAKLATKNLHPIPELSAENCTEQMGVAGPWYERMPHFKMGFTPSSGVELQTEYYIPRQNAVDAIMAISRMGSQIGPHLFTSEIRTIAADDLWMSPCYKQDSVTIHFTWKQDWPAVSKLLPVIERELAPFNAKPHWGKLFTIAPAQLEKLFPKLIEFREIAKEYDPKGKFRNDFLNTNIFRS; via the coding sequence ATGAAAAAAAGACAATTTCTCAAAATATCATCTGCTTTAATGACAGCTCCATTATTTTCACCTTTGACTGGCTGGGCAACCGGCGAAAAATTAAAAAACTGGGCTGGTAACCTTACTTATAGCACAGAAAAACTGGATCAGGCAAAGTCTATACAACAGGTACAGGAGCTGGTAAAAAAATATGACCGATTTAAAGTGCTGGGAACCAGGCATTGCTTTAACACGATCGCCGATTCAAAGGACAATTTTATATCGCTGGTCAACATGGCAGATGATATTTCTATTGATCCTTCCGGAAAAACGGTAACGGTTAATTCTGGTATCAAATATGGTCAGATCAGTCCTTATCTGGATAAAAAAGGATACGCATTACATAACCTGGCTTCTTTGCCTCACATATCCGTTGCCGGTGCATGTGCTACTGCAACACACGGATCCGGTGAAAAAAATGGCAATTTATCTACGGCTGTGTCAGCAATGGAAATGGTTACAGCGGCAGGTGATATTGTAAAACTTTCACGGGATAAGGACGGTGAAAAATTCAAAGCAGCTGTTGTAAATCTGGGAGCATTGGGCGTTGTTACCAAGGTCACGCTCGATCTGCAGCCAACATTTCAGATGACGCAGCATGTATATGAAAACATGCCAATTACCCAATTGAAGGATCATTTTGATGAAATTGAAGGAAGCGGTTACAGCGTAAGTCTGTTCACCAACTGGCAAAGTCAGCATATTACTGAAATATGGCTTAAAAGACGTGCGGATGACAAAAGAATGCCGGAAGCAGAATGGCTTGGAGCTAAACTTGCTACCAAAAACCTGCATCCGATCCCCGAACTTTCAGCAGAAAATTGTACTGAACAAATGGGAGTAGCCGGTCCCTGGTATGAACGTATGCCACATTTCAAAATGGGTTTTACGCCAAGCAGTGGTGTAGAGCTGCAAACCGAATATTATATTCCGCGTCAAAATGCAGTGGACGCAATTATGGCAATTTCCAGAATGGGAAGCCAGATTGGCCCACACTTATTTACGTCAGAAATCCGAACAATTGCTGCTGATGATTTATGGATGAGCCCTTGTTACAAACAGGATAGTGTTACTATTCATTTTACCTGGAAACAGGATTGGCCGGCAGTGAGCAAATTATTGCCGGTTATTGAAAGAGAACTGGCACCATTCAACGCCAAACCACATTGGGGAAAACTATTTACGATAGCACCGGCCCAACTCGAAAAGTTATTTCCTAAACTGATTGAATTCCGGGAAATAGCCAAAGAATATGACCCAAAGGGAAAATTCAGAAATGATTTTTTAAATACAAATATATTCAGGAGTTAA
- a CDS encoding PLP-dependent aminotransferase family protein, translated as MSSPVEIPLKNILAIDRFSETPVYMQIARKMINTIQHGVLVPGVKLPGTRALAEILQIHRKTAVAAYTEIDAQGWIETIPNKGTFVTMKSLVMPSGPLRQKLDYTAVYPEKTGFTFRQSMLLDRSVSVSKAELEFTDGLPDVRLAPMDKLSKAYSSVLKRKNNNRYLGYSHVEGNEYFREQLTSYLNNTRGLHIGKENIMTTRGIQMGIYLASMLLIEPGDHVVVGDLSYYVANMIFQQAGANIRSVPVDDQGISVEAVRSLCATTRIRMLYLTPHHHYPTTVTLSAERRIELLNLSVQYGFVILEDDYDYDFHYHSSPVLPLASADASGMVVYIGSFCKALAPGLRSGYIVAPQNFIAELAKLRRIIDRQGDLMMEQALGELLNEGEIQRHLKKAQKIYQERRDLLCGLLKSEFKNYCTYTVPPGGLAVWTEWETDINLLKVSKECLKKDLYLPQTLLFQTGKLSAVRMGFGNLNESEIGKSLGILKQVVEMNKK; from the coding sequence ATGAGTAGTCCGGTTGAAATACCACTTAAAAATATACTGGCAATAGACAGATTTTCCGAGACACCGGTCTATATGCAGATTGCGCGTAAAATGATCAATACAATACAACATGGTGTACTGGTACCTGGTGTAAAACTTCCCGGAACACGCGCGTTGGCAGAGATCCTACAAATTCATAGAAAGACCGCAGTTGCTGCTTATACCGAGATTGACGCCCAGGGTTGGATTGAGACCATTCCGAATAAAGGAACTTTTGTAACCATGAAATCGCTCGTTATGCCATCCGGGCCTTTAAGGCAAAAATTGGATTACACGGCAGTTTATCCTGAAAAAACAGGTTTTACTTTTCGTCAAAGCATGCTGCTCGACAGGTCAGTATCGGTTTCAAAAGCAGAACTGGAATTTACGGACGGTTTACCAGATGTTCGTTTGGCACCAATGGATAAGCTATCAAAAGCCTATTCCAGTGTTTTGAAACGAAAAAATAATAATAGATATCTGGGTTATTCGCATGTAGAAGGCAATGAATATTTTCGGGAACAGCTTACTTCTTACCTTAATAATACCCGCGGTTTACATATTGGAAAAGAAAATATTATGACCACGCGGGGTATTCAGATGGGAATTTACCTGGCTTCCATGCTCCTGATCGAACCCGGAGACCATGTTGTTGTAGGTGACCTGAGCTATTATGTTGCCAATATGATTTTCCAGCAGGCCGGCGCAAATATTCGTTCGGTTCCTGTTGATGATCAGGGAATTTCAGTGGAAGCCGTAAGAAGTTTATGTGCTACTACCCGGATCAGAATGCTGTATCTCACGCCTCATCATCATTATCCAACTACGGTTACACTGAGTGCAGAAAGAAGGATTGAACTTTTGAATCTGTCGGTTCAGTATGGTTTTGTCATTCTGGAAGACGATTATGACTACGATTTTCACTACCACAGTAGTCCGGTTTTACCCCTCGCAAGTGCCGATGCATCGGGAATGGTGGTATATATCGGTTCGTTTTGCAAGGCATTAGCTCCCGGATTACGCTCAGGCTACATTGTGGCTCCCCAAAATTTCATAGCTGAACTGGCTAAATTAAGGCGTATTATTGACCGTCAGGGAGATCTGATGATGGAACAGGCATTGGGGGAATTGCTCAATGAAGGCGAAATTCAGCGCCACCTGAAAAAAGCGCAAAAGATATATCAGGAACGCCGTGACTTACTTTGCGGATTACTGAAAAGCGAGTTTAAGAATTATTGTACATATACGGTACCACCGGGAGGCCTGGCTGTATGGACAGAATGGGAAACGGATATTAATCTGCTTAAAGTGAGTAAGGAGTGTTTGAAAAAAGATCTCTATTTACCACAAACGCTTCTTTTTCAAACAGGAAAATTAAGTGCGGTCAGAATGGGTTTTGGAAATTTGAATGAATCGGAAATTGGGAAGTCTTTGGGGATATTGAAACAGGTGGTAGAAATGAACAAGAAATAA